A region of uncultured Anaeromusa sp. DNA encodes the following proteins:
- the secF gene encoding protein translocase subunit SecF translates to MKFDIIGKRYFWFALSILITVPGLVSIAVQGFNLGIDFTGGTLLDLKFARPVTVAEVRDVMKDVHMEGSTIQLVANEQVDAAPNVFIRTGVLTEVQRRDIMADMTDKLGHYDLMRVEKVGPTIGAELAKNAVIALLLSWATIIAYITYRFEFKFAISGILALVHDVLVVLGIFSIFQIEIDSAFVAALLTIVGFSINDTIVIFDRIRENLKNHRKAENIHELVNRSIWQTMTRSIYTVLTVLFVTLALYLFGGDTTKNFSLAMLIGFASGAYSSIFFASPLWVTFKDHEGNKRKAAKAS, encoded by the coding sequence ATGAAGTTCGATATTATCGGCAAGCGCTATTTTTGGTTTGCCTTATCAATTTTAATTACGGTTCCCGGTCTGGTTTCCATTGCGGTGCAGGGGTTTAACCTGGGGATTGATTTTACCGGCGGTACGTTGTTGGACTTGAAATTCGCTCGTCCCGTCACAGTCGCCGAAGTTCGGGATGTCATGAAAGACGTGCATATGGAGGGCAGTACCATTCAACTTGTAGCGAATGAGCAAGTGGATGCGGCGCCGAATGTGTTTATACGTACCGGCGTGCTGACCGAAGTGCAGCGTCGTGACATTATGGCGGATATGACTGATAAGTTAGGGCATTATGATCTCATGCGCGTAGAAAAAGTGGGGCCGACGATTGGTGCGGAACTGGCAAAGAATGCAGTTATCGCCTTGCTTTTATCGTGGGCGACTATTATTGCTTATATTACCTACCGCTTTGAATTCAAATTCGCCATTTCAGGCATTTTAGCCTTAGTGCATGACGTGTTGGTCGTGCTAGGCATCTTTTCAATCTTTCAGATTGAAATTGACAGCGCCTTTGTGGCGGCATTGCTGACCATTGTCGGTTTTTCCATTAACGACACCATTGTTATTTTTGACCGCATTCGGGAGAATTTGAAAAACCATCGTAAGGCTGAAAATATTCACGAGTTGGTAAATCGCAGCATTTGGCAGACGATGACTCGTTCCATTTACACGGTTTTGACGGTGCTGTTTGTTACCTTGGCTCTGTATCTTTTTGGCGGCGACACGACCAAGAACTTCTCCTTGGCCATGTTGATCGGCTTTGCCAGCGGTGCGTATTCTTCCATCTTTTTTGCCAGCCCGCTATGGGTTACCTTTAAAGACCATGAAGGAAACAAGCGCAAGGCTGCGAAAGCTTCCTAA
- the yajC gene encoding preprotein translocase subunit YajC codes for MSEETLQMLFSYAPIILVGLVFYFMLYRPQKKQEKTRHEMLDNLKKGDRVVTIGGAHGTITAITKDKVTLKVAEKVEIDFARTSIASKPNGSTDNGEKL; via the coding sequence TTGTCAGAAGAAACTCTGCAGATGCTCTTTAGCTATGCACCGATTATTTTAGTGGGTCTGGTTTTCTACTTCATGTTGTACCGGCCCCAGAAGAAACAGGAAAAGACCCGTCACGAAATGCTAGACAACCTGAAAAAAGGTGACAGAGTCGTTACGATCGGTGGCGCTCATGGAACCATTACTGCCATCACTAAGGACAAAGTGACGTTGAAGGTAGCGGAAAAGGTAGAGATCGATTTCGCACGTACCTCCATCGCCAGCAAGCCTAACGGCAGCACCGACAATGGCGAAAAACTTTAA
- a CDS encoding 5-formyltetrahydrofolate cyclo-ligase, producing the protein MAKNFNTVEVKQAARRHFAALRHSLSTSAKHERSAMLCQQILSCASWSQAEKILFYWPLTGEADVRALLQEAQKQGKESYLPLLDTKRPGLMEAAAYTGEACLQQGEHGIWQPQNTWVLAPEELNLILIPALAFDVSGYRLGFGGGYYDRYLLRSQAIRLGVCWECCLSLEPLPREKHDIPVHYIMTEEKCRMANKFV; encoded by the coding sequence ATGGCGAAAAACTTTAACACAGTTGAGGTAAAGCAGGCGGCGAGACGTCATTTCGCCGCCTTGCGCCATTCTCTAAGCACATCGGCAAAACACGAGCGTAGTGCGATGCTTTGCCAACAGATTTTAAGCTGTGCGTCCTGGTCTCAGGCGGAAAAAATATTGTTTTACTGGCCTCTTACGGGGGAGGCGGATGTGCGGGCATTGTTACAAGAAGCGCAAAAGCAAGGAAAAGAATCTTATTTGCCTTTGCTAGATACGAAACGGCCTGGTTTGATGGAAGCTGCTGCCTATACAGGCGAAGCATGCCTACAGCAAGGGGAACATGGCATATGGCAGCCGCAGAATACGTGGGTTCTTGCACCAGAAGAGCTGAATTTGATTTTAATCCCAGCCTTGGCATTTGATGTTAGTGGTTATCGTTTGGGATTCGGCGGGGGATATTATGACCGCTATCTACTGCGTTCGCAAGCAATCCGTTTGGGCGTCTGCTGGGAATGCTGCCTTTCGTTAGAACCATTGCCCAGAGAGAAGCACGATATACCTGTGCATTACATAATGACAGAAGAAAAATGTCGTATGGCAAATAAATTTGTGTAA
- the queA gene encoding tRNA preQ1(34) S-adenosylmethionine ribosyltransferase-isomerase QueA: MNVQDFDYHLPEELIAQTPLAQRDASRLMVLPRQQGACLHRHFFELPSLLRKGDLLVFNDTRVIPARLHGHKKDTGAKVEVFLLKRLELDRWETLVRPGRKLRPGTEVVFSEELSAVIEDTTEFGGRIVRFRCQGVFEEILQRLGEVPLPPYIHEQLSDPERYQTVYARENGSAAAPTAGLHFTPELLTQLREQGIQTAYVTLHVGLGTFRPVAVESIQDHVMHSEQYAISAETAALINETRRQGGRVIAVGTTAVRTLETAGQSGQMQPCSGFTNIFIYPGYEYKIIDGLITNFHLPKSTLLMLVSALVGRERVLAAYKEAVEQRYRFFSFGDAMFIL, from the coding sequence ATGAATGTTCAAGATTTTGATTATCACTTGCCTGAGGAATTAATTGCTCAGACGCCGTTGGCACAGCGCGATGCGTCTCGTTTAATGGTTTTGCCGCGTCAGCAGGGAGCCTGCTTGCATCGGCATTTCTTTGAACTCCCATCATTACTCCGCAAGGGCGATCTGCTCGTTTTTAATGATACCCGTGTCATCCCGGCCCGTCTGCACGGGCATAAAAAAGATACAGGTGCGAAAGTAGAAGTGTTTTTACTGAAACGGTTGGAGTTGGATCGCTGGGAAACGCTGGTGCGCCCTGGACGCAAGCTGCGTCCAGGAACGGAAGTCGTATTTTCTGAAGAATTATCTGCTGTGATTGAAGACACGACCGAGTTTGGCGGACGCATCGTGCGTTTTCGTTGTCAAGGCGTTTTTGAAGAGATATTACAACGTTTGGGAGAAGTTCCCTTGCCTCCCTACATTCATGAACAACTGTCTGATCCGGAGCGATACCAAACCGTCTACGCCAGAGAAAATGGTTCGGCAGCAGCTCCTACAGCAGGACTTCACTTTACACCGGAGTTGTTGACCCAGTTGCGCGAGCAGGGAATTCAGACGGCTTATGTGACGCTTCATGTTGGCTTGGGTACGTTTCGGCCTGTAGCTGTAGAATCTATCCAAGACCATGTCATGCATAGTGAGCAGTATGCTATTTCTGCAGAAACCGCTGCTTTAATTAACGAAACGCGCCGTCAAGGAGGGCGTGTGATTGCCGTAGGTACGACGGCGGTACGCACTCTGGAAACAGCTGGTCAAAGCGGTCAGATGCAACCTTGCAGCGGCTTTACGAACATCTTCATTTATCCGGGCTATGAGTATAAAATCATAGACGGTCTTATTACTAATTTTCATTTACCCAAATCAACCTTGCTGATGCTGGTAAGCGCGTTAGTTGGGCGAGAGCGCGTACTGGCGGCCTATAAGGAAGCTGTAGAGCAGCGTTATCGCTTTTTCAGTTTTGGCGATGCTATGTTTATTTTGTAA
- the secD gene encoding protein translocase subunit SecD: MRWSYFGKFLAIIAAIVLVAGVYTLPLALSIKQGLDLQGGTHVVMEAVDTPEAKVDDDSVQRVVKIIERRVNELGLTEPIIQRQGERRIIVELPGVKDPEKAIEMLGKTALLEFQDEAGQTVLSGMDLKDAKAQIDQGKRNLVGLEFSDEGGKKFADLTRKNIGKKISILLDKQVLTSPVVEEVIPNGKAVITGQRSIEEAQQLAILLRSGSLPVKVEVLETRTVGPTLGEDSKQKSQFAFTVGVGAVVLFMGLFYRIPGMVANVALVLYVLMLLLALKLLNATLTLPGIAGIILSVGMAVDANVLIFERFKEEYRSGKSLRAAMDAGYSRAFMTILDSHMTTLIVSVILFFTGTGLLKGFAITLGLGIILSLFTATVVAHYMLKLLFKSKPFQNHKMFGA, encoded by the coding sequence GTGAGATGGTCTTATTTTGGCAAGTTTTTGGCCATCATTGCAGCGATAGTGCTGGTGGCTGGAGTATATACGCTTCCTTTAGCGTTGTCCATCAAGCAAGGCCTTGATTTGCAAGGCGGCACCCATGTGGTCATGGAGGCCGTGGATACGCCGGAAGCCAAGGTGGACGATGATTCCGTCCAGAGGGTAGTAAAAATTATCGAACGCCGCGTTAATGAACTGGGCCTTACGGAACCCATTATTCAACGCCAGGGAGAACGACGTATTATCGTTGAACTTCCAGGCGTTAAAGATCCTGAAAAAGCAATCGAAATGTTGGGAAAAACAGCGTTACTGGAGTTTCAAGATGAAGCTGGTCAAACCGTGTTAAGCGGTATGGATCTTAAAGACGCCAAAGCGCAAATTGACCAAGGAAAACGGAATTTGGTCGGTTTGGAGTTTTCCGACGAGGGCGGTAAAAAATTTGCTGATTTGACGCGAAAAAATATTGGTAAAAAAATTAGCATTCTTTTGGATAAACAAGTGTTGACCAGTCCGGTAGTAGAAGAAGTTATTCCTAATGGCAAAGCTGTTATTACCGGCCAACGCAGCATTGAAGAAGCCCAGCAGTTGGCCATTTTACTGCGTTCCGGTTCTCTGCCTGTCAAGGTAGAAGTGCTGGAAACCAGAACAGTCGGTCCGACTTTGGGTGAAGATTCCAAGCAAAAGAGTCAGTTCGCCTTTACCGTTGGCGTAGGCGCCGTTGTACTCTTTATGGGTCTTTTCTATCGAATTCCAGGCATGGTGGCCAATGTGGCCCTGGTCCTGTATGTACTCATGCTGCTCTTGGCGCTCAAACTTTTGAACGCAACCTTGACGCTGCCTGGCATTGCCGGCATCATCTTGTCGGTCGGCATGGCAGTTGATGCGAACGTGTTGATCTTCGAGCGTTTCAAGGAAGAATACCGCAGCGGTAAGTCACTGCGCGCCGCGATGGATGCAGGCTATAGCCGAGCCTTTATGACCATCTTGGATTCACATATGACGACGCTGATTGTTTCGGTTATCTTGTTCTTTACTGGTACAGGGCTTTTGAAAGGCTTTGCCATTACGCTTGGCTTAGGTATCATCCTCAGCTTGTTTACAGCAACAGTGGTGGCTCATTACATGCTGAAGCTGCTCTTTAAGAGCAAGCCCTTTCAAAATCACAAAATGTTTGGCGCATAG
- the tgt gene encoding tRNA guanosine(34) transglycosylase Tgt, which produces MAVTFELIRQCSHTGARAGRLYTPHGVFDTPIFMPVGTQATVKTMSPRELEEMGAGIILSNTYHLFLRPGHDLVAEAGGLHRFMNWNRGILTDSGGFQVFSLGALRKITEEGVTFRSHIDGSKQFLSPEKATEVQMALGSDIIMAFDECVPYPAEHDYAKQSTERTTRWAERCLKAHTRKDQALFGIVQGGMYKDLRAQSARELVEFDLPGYAIGGLSVGEPKPLMYEVLEHTVPLLPTNKARYLMGVGTPDCLIEGVHRGVDMFDCVFPTRVARNGTVMTWQGKLVVKNAEYARDFRPIDTECGCYTCRNFSRAYLRHLFKAEEVLALRLATIHNLYFLLDFMRRMRQAIIEDRFLSFRDDFWHMYEKR; this is translated from the coding sequence GTGGCTGTTACGTTTGAACTTATTCGTCAATGTTCGCATACAGGAGCCCGTGCAGGACGTTTGTATACGCCGCATGGCGTCTTTGATACCCCTATCTTTATGCCTGTAGGCACACAGGCGACGGTAAAAACCATGTCTCCTAGGGAACTGGAAGAAATGGGTGCAGGTATTATTCTCAGTAATACGTATCACTTGTTTTTGCGTCCTGGTCATGATTTGGTAGCCGAAGCTGGAGGCTTACACCGTTTTATGAACTGGAATCGTGGCATTTTGACTGATAGTGGCGGCTTTCAGGTTTTTAGTCTAGGAGCATTACGTAAAATTACCGAAGAGGGCGTCACCTTTCGCTCTCATATTGACGGATCCAAACAGTTTTTATCGCCGGAGAAAGCCACTGAGGTGCAAATGGCTTTGGGATCCGACATCATCATGGCTTTTGATGAGTGCGTACCGTATCCGGCGGAACATGATTATGCGAAACAATCAACCGAGCGGACGACTCGCTGGGCGGAGCGCTGCTTGAAAGCGCATACGCGCAAAGATCAAGCGTTGTTTGGTATTGTTCAGGGCGGCATGTATAAGGATTTGCGGGCGCAAAGCGCTAGAGAGCTTGTTGAATTTGATCTTCCGGGCTATGCCATCGGCGGTCTCAGCGTTGGCGAACCCAAACCCTTGATGTATGAAGTGTTGGAGCATACAGTTCCCTTGTTGCCGACAAATAAGGCCCGCTATTTGATGGGAGTAGGCACGCCAGATTGCTTAATAGAAGGCGTACATCGCGGCGTTGATATGTTCGACTGCGTATTCCCTACGCGTGTGGCCCGCAATGGTACAGTCATGACCTGGCAGGGGAAACTGGTCGTGAAAAACGCGGAATACGCCCGCGATTTTCGGCCCATTGACACCGAATGTGGTTGCTATACTTGCCGCAATTTTAGCCGTGCATACCTACGGCACCTGTTTAAGGCGGAAGAAGTTTTAGCATTGCGCCTAGCGACCATCCATAATCTATATTTTCTTTTGGATTTCATGCGTCGTATGCGTCAAGCGATTATTGAGGATCGTTTTTTATCGTTTCGTGATGATTTTTGGCATATGTACGAAAAACGTTAA
- the recJ gene encoding single-stranded-DNA-specific exonuclease RecJ, with product MLKKYWQIASAERKQVEMLADALGLDVLLARLLVLRGINTAEAARDFLFGTVKSCLDPLQMKDMDRAVARTLQAIAKGESIVVYGDYDVDGVTATTLLTRVLRQLGALAKTYIPDRQEEGYGVHLEALRKLRQDGCALVITVDCGISAIQEAAATGIPDLIITDHHEPGSTLPEVVAVLNPKRKDCSYPDKSLAGVGVAFKLAQALWEKLQSTAMLPGYCYELAAVGSVADMVPLQGETRLLVREGLKRLTKPECCGLEALLKVSNVKTPVSAGNVAFSLAPRLNAAGRMSLAQSSLQLLLTSKPEEADILAQELDEENKLRQETERSIVEAAVLQCENRSLTLQNVLIVAGENWHPGVIGIVASRLVERYYRPTIVLSLSEDGWAKGSCRSIPGFDMHQALQGCSHLLERFGGHKQAAGLTMLAENVAALQEAMNRQAEQMLQKADYVPKVSVDALVSLDMVNEALLEKLALLEPYGIGNPRPRLLLQNLHLQGEARRLGKEKEHLKLTVQQNDVICPVLAWRQGEKACYLPQDTLLDVVATPEGNVWRDELQVQLVAEDFAPSRQEENQTKILDYLAPDMAGLRQLYAAMRHCLQLATGQEGLTPEQLRRQLQQKCRLSVASSALAQALNVFSEVSLIAYAGEAAPIALLPPPAQRLDISGTQGYEQGCLLRQEVLDIWLQRVEIQGLSQTWI from the coding sequence ATGTTGAAAAAATACTGGCAGATTGCTTCTGCCGAACGAAAACAAGTTGAAATGCTCGCAGACGCTTTAGGGCTGGATGTGCTTCTGGCGAGATTATTGGTGTTACGCGGTATAAATACGGCCGAGGCGGCTCGGGATTTTTTATTTGGCACTGTAAAATCCTGTCTTGATCCTTTGCAAATGAAGGATATGGATCGCGCAGTGGCTCGGACTCTGCAGGCGATTGCCAAGGGAGAATCTATTGTCGTTTATGGCGACTATGATGTGGACGGGGTAACGGCGACGACTCTTTTGACAAGAGTACTTCGTCAATTGGGAGCTTTAGCGAAGACGTATATTCCGGATCGCCAGGAAGAAGGCTACGGCGTTCATTTGGAAGCGTTGCGCAAACTGCGCCAAGATGGTTGTGCGTTAGTCATTACGGTGGATTGCGGGATTTCCGCCATACAAGAAGCGGCGGCGACAGGCATCCCCGATTTAATCATAACCGATCATCATGAACCAGGAAGCACCTTGCCGGAAGTTGTAGCGGTTTTAAATCCGAAACGAAAAGACTGTTCCTATCCGGATAAAAGCTTGGCCGGCGTAGGAGTGGCGTTCAAGCTGGCGCAAGCTTTATGGGAAAAATTGCAGTCAACGGCAATGCTTCCAGGCTACTGCTATGAATTGGCTGCAGTCGGCTCGGTGGCGGATATGGTTCCCCTTCAGGGAGAGACGCGTCTTTTAGTGCGTGAAGGCTTGAAGCGACTTACAAAGCCGGAATGCTGCGGTTTGGAAGCGTTGCTGAAGGTCAGCAATGTTAAAACGCCTGTTTCCGCTGGAAATGTTGCTTTTTCGCTGGCGCCGCGTCTGAATGCCGCCGGCAGAATGTCGTTGGCTCAAAGTAGTCTGCAGTTATTATTGACGTCAAAACCGGAAGAAGCGGACATATTGGCTCAGGAGCTGGACGAGGAGAACAAACTGCGCCAAGAGACGGAGCGAAGCATCGTGGAAGCCGCTGTTTTACAATGTGAAAATCGTTCGCTGACTTTGCAGAATGTACTCATTGTAGCAGGAGAAAATTGGCATCCTGGTGTCATTGGCATTGTTGCTTCTAGACTGGTGGAGCGCTACTATCGCCCTACCATTGTGCTCAGCCTGAGCGAAGATGGCTGGGCTAAAGGCTCTTGCCGCAGTATTCCCGGATTTGATATGCATCAGGCCTTGCAGGGGTGCAGTCACTTGCTGGAACGCTTTGGCGGTCACAAGCAAGCGGCAGGCTTGACCATGCTAGCTGAAAATGTGGCTGCCTTGCAAGAAGCCATGAATCGACAAGCGGAGCAGATGCTGCAAAAAGCGGATTATGTACCAAAGGTGTCTGTGGATGCTCTTGTTTCTTTAGACATGGTGAATGAAGCCTTGTTAGAGAAGCTGGCGCTCTTAGAGCCTTATGGGATCGGTAATCCGCGTCCCCGGCTGCTGCTGCAAAACCTTCACTTGCAAGGCGAAGCCCGGCGTTTGGGAAAAGAAAAAGAACACTTAAAACTGACGGTTCAGCAAAATGATGTTATTTGTCCGGTTTTGGCTTGGCGTCAGGGAGAAAAAGCGTGTTATTTGCCTCAAGATACCTTGTTAGACGTAGTTGCAACTCCCGAGGGCAATGTTTGGCGAGACGAGCTGCAGGTTCAGCTTGTAGCCGAAGATTTTGCTCCCTCCAGGCAGGAAGAAAACCAAACAAAGATCTTGGATTATCTAGCGCCGGATATGGCTGGGCTGCGTCAACTCTATGCGGCCATGCGGCATTGTTTACAGCTTGCCACTGGTCAAGAAGGACTGACGCCGGAACAGTTGCGGCGCCAACTGCAACAAAAATGTCGTTTGTCGGTGGCTTCGTCGGCTTTGGCGCAGGCTTTGAACGTTTTTTCGGAAGTCTCTCTGATTGCTTATGCCGGAGAGGCCGCCCCAATAGCCTTATTGCCGCCGCCTGCGCAACGTCTGGACATTAGCGGTACCCAAGGGTATGAACAAGGTTGCTTGCTGCGTCAGGAAGTGCTGGATATTTGGCTGCAGCGCGTGGAAATACAAGGGTTGTCACAAACATGGATTTGA
- a CDS encoding bifunctional (p)ppGpp synthetase/guanosine-3',5'-bis(diphosphate) 3'-pyrophosphohydrolase: protein MLNGSELCIEDIIQKIKTYQPDAVSEQVLEAYEFAKKAHAGQTRVSGEEYIIHPLGVANILADLQIDAVTIIAALLHDVVEDTTFSLEDVEKRYGKEVAMLVDGVTKLSRIEYKSKEEQQLENYRKMFLAMAKDLRVVLIKLADRLHNMRTLKYMSESKQKRIAQETLEIFAPLAHRLGISNVKWELEDLAFRYLEPEQYYSLVENVKQKRRERERLINDAIAMLQERLALVDIAGEIQGRPKHFYSIFRKMQKDNKELSQIYDLLAIRILVDNVKDCYGALGVVHTLWKPLPGRFKDYIAMPKSNMYQSLHTTIIGTEGQPLEIQIRTKDMHRISEYGVAAHWRYKEGGRGPGKEFDQKLSWVRQLLEWHQDLRDPREFLETVKMDVFADEVFVFTPRGDVLDLPTGSVPIDFAYRVHTDVGHRCVGARVNGKMVPLEYKLTNGDIVEIITAKQGNGPSRDWLNIVGSSETRNKIRSWFKKEKREENIIKGKEQLEKEVKKFGYEWKEIVKSDRLQEVAKKFNLTGGDDDIFSALGYGGLTAHAVLTKLLEIYKRDTKKAVPQDITELLNEIKPKVVKSKVGQGILVGGEGGYMVRLARCCNPVPGDAIVGYITRGRGITVHHAECNNVLSNREEYERMISVSWDIGQGQTYKVMVEVTCADRPGLLSELMIILSESKTNASSVNARAHKDKTATVTFILDITNTSQLESIMTKLRRAKDVYSVYRVKQSKGGIV, encoded by the coding sequence ATGCTCAACGGATCAGAGCTTTGTATTGAAGATATTATTCAAAAAATCAAAACATACCAACCAGATGCTGTGAGTGAGCAAGTGCTGGAGGCGTATGAGTTTGCCAAGAAAGCTCATGCCGGGCAAACCCGGGTTTCCGGTGAAGAATACATCATTCATCCTTTGGGTGTCGCCAATATTTTAGCGGACCTGCAGATTGATGCTGTAACCATCATCGCTGCGTTGCTTCATGACGTGGTGGAGGATACTACGTTTTCCTTAGAAGACGTGGAAAAGCGTTATGGTAAGGAAGTGGCGATGCTTGTTGACGGCGTCACCAAATTGAGTCGAATTGAGTACAAATCCAAAGAAGAGCAGCAGTTGGAAAATTACCGCAAAATGTTTTTAGCCATGGCGAAAGACTTGCGGGTAGTTTTAATCAAACTGGCGGATCGTCTGCACAATATGCGTACGCTTAAGTATATGAGTGAAAGCAAGCAAAAACGAATTGCTCAGGAAACCTTGGAGATTTTTGCTCCCTTGGCGCACCGCTTAGGTATTTCCAATGTAAAATGGGAATTGGAAGATTTGGCTTTCCGTTACCTGGAGCCGGAGCAGTATTACAGTTTAGTAGAAAACGTCAAGCAGAAACGTCGCGAACGCGAACGGTTGATTAATGACGCGATCGCCATGCTGCAAGAGCGGTTGGCTCTTGTCGATATCGCCGGTGAAATTCAAGGACGGCCTAAGCATTTCTACAGTATTTTCCGTAAAATGCAAAAAGATAATAAAGAATTAAGCCAGATTTATGATTTGCTGGCCATTCGTATTCTTGTGGACAATGTGAAAGATTGCTATGGCGCTCTAGGCGTGGTGCATACCCTTTGGAAACCGTTGCCAGGACGCTTTAAAGACTATATTGCCATGCCCAAGTCCAACATGTATCAATCGCTCCATACTACCATTATTGGCACAGAAGGACAGCCTCTGGAAATACAAATTCGAACAAAAGATATGCATCGTATTTCTGAATACGGCGTGGCAGCCCACTGGCGATACAAAGAAGGCGGCCGTGGCCCTGGCAAGGAGTTTGATCAAAAGCTTTCTTGGGTGCGGCAGCTTTTAGAGTGGCACCAGGATTTACGGGATCCTAGAGAATTTCTAGAAACTGTAAAAATGGATGTTTTCGCGGATGAAGTGTTTGTGTTTACGCCACGAGGCGATGTACTAGATCTGCCTACTGGCTCGGTTCCTATTGACTTTGCCTATCGTGTGCATACTGATGTAGGACATCGTTGCGTAGGCGCTCGAGTCAACGGCAAGATGGTTCCTTTAGAATACAAGCTGACTAATGGGGATATTGTGGAAATTATCACGGCTAAACAAGGGAATGGTCCCAGCCGGGATTGGCTTAATATTGTTGGTTCTTCGGAAACACGCAATAAGATACGCAGTTGGTTCAAGAAAGAAAAACGCGAAGAGAATATTATTAAAGGCAAAGAGCAGCTGGAAAAGGAAGTTAAAAAATTTGGCTACGAGTGGAAGGAAATCGTCAAAAGCGATCGTTTGCAGGAAGTGGCTAAAAAATTCAACCTTACCGGAGGCGACGACGATATTTTTTCCGCTCTTGGCTACGGGGGCTTAACGGCGCATGCTGTACTGACCAAGCTGTTAGAAATATACAAACGGGATACAAAAAAAGCGGTTCCCCAAGATATTACGGAGCTGTTAAACGAAATCAAGCCCAAAGTAGTAAAATCGAAAGTGGGTCAGGGGATTCTTGTAGGCGGCGAGGGCGGCTATATGGTGCGTCTGGCGCGTTGCTGCAATCCAGTTCCCGGTGATGCGATTGTCGGTTATATTACGAGAGGCCGAGGCATTACAGTACATCATGCGGAATGCAATAACGTTCTTAGCAACCGCGAAGAATATGAGCGCATGATCTCCGTCAGTTGGGACATTGGACAAGGACAGACTTATAAGGTCATGGTAGAAGTAACCTGCGCTGATCGGCCAGGACTTCTGTCGGAATTGATGATTATTCTTTCTGAAAGTAAGACCAATGCCAGCTCGGTAAACGCTAGGGCGCATAAAGACAAAACGGCTACGGTGACCTTTATACTTGATATTACCAACACAAGCCAGTTGGAAAGCATTATGACAAAATTGCGTCGAGCTAAGGATGTATACAGCGTCTATCGGGTCAAGCAAAGCAAGGGAGGAATTGTGTGA